One genomic segment of Pseudorasbora parva isolate DD20220531a chromosome 6, ASM2467924v1, whole genome shotgun sequence includes these proteins:
- the nppcl2 gene encoding C-type natriuretic peptide 2: MAFSSPINFTAILMLLIITVTTQVKGRPSARQSDAQVLQDLFGLKIGSLLLAHPEVIEGSADSAPLFSHGLQLPRPPSRVFLDVLSRHRKLQGRGRKGVARGCFGMKVDRIGVISGLGC, translated from the exons ATGGCTTTTTCATCTCCTATAAACTTTACTGCTATCCTTATGCTCCTCATCATCACCGTGACAACGCAGGTAAAGGGACGGCCGTCGGCACGGCAATCAGACGCTCAG GTTCTGCAGGATTTGTTTGGGCTGAAGATCGGCTCTCTTCTATTGGCTCATCCAGAGGTCATCGAGGGGTCAGCAGACTCCGCCCCTCTCTTCTCACATGGGCTGCAGTTGCCCCGCCCACCATCGCGCGTGTTTTTGGACGTCCTGAGCCGCCACAGGAAGCTTCAGGGGCGGGGCAGGAAGGGCGTGGCTCGGGGATGCTTCGGGATGAAGGTGGACCGGATCGGGGTCATCAGCGGACTGGGATGCTGA